DNA sequence from the Nicotiana tomentosiformis chromosome 3, ASM39032v3, whole genome shotgun sequence genome:
ATTCCGCGTAGTGACTAAACCAATTCCGTTTGTTAATATTACCCCTTTATTTTCCATTAAAAAGAAAGATCACACAAGGGAGAAAACAAAGTAGTACAGCAGATACGAGATacgaaaatctgtcaaaagtaaCATAGTGATGACGAAAGAACCAAGCACCCAAATAAAGACTAGGATTTAGCGAACTTAGAATTTCTAAGGATAGAGTTATTCCAAATAGTTAAGGCGTGGGGAAGTTGAGTTGAAAAAATTGAAGAGTCCAAAGTTTTATTAGATACCTTATGGTCAATAGACAAAGGCACTGTTACTCCACCACGTGAAAGCACAGCTCTTGAAtctccacaattagcaacaatcacTTCTTCCTCTGACACCATAGCTACCACAGCCGTTGATCCCATTGTCGCCATTTCCGCCCCTTTCTTCTCCACCTCTTCGTCCATTTTAACAAAACTCTCCCTCATTACTTTCTCCCAATTAATActctcatcatcttcttcttcttcttctacaatTTCCTCTATCACCAAACGGTGCAGCCATTCACGGCAGGCGTGCGCTGCACGTGACCCTCCATGGCCGTCGTAAACTCCGAAAAAATCATACTTTCTATTACCTTTACTCAACAATCCCGGCTTCACAGTCACTGCATCTTCCATTTCTCGTCTTCGACCGATCAACGATATCAACCCATGTGACCCGCACGTGACACGTTGCAAGCTCTCTCTCACTGTTTTCACTTCACTGGAAGTAGTCCCCAGTTGAACTTGATCAACAGTAATTACACCATCAGTTACGCTATTATTTTCAGGTTTTTTCCTCTTATAATACCTGTAATCAGCGGCATAGACATGGAAATTTTCCGACAATTTTTTCAATCGACGTACATTCAATCTCTTTTGACGAGCGAAATTTTGCTGTTTCTCGTTAAGATCTACTTTTGCTATTCCACCGGACTCCATTAACGCCGCTAGCCGACAACCTCTTTCGGCTGCCGGCGACGGTTCTTTAAGGTTATCATCAATCATTATGTGAAGACTGTTAACTGCATTACGAAGATTATGGTAGATATTCGCATAATCAATTAGTTCCAAAAACAAAGGGTGGAGAGTTGAATTATAAACAACTATTTGGGACCACGATAAATATTAACCGTCGGATGATGTATATGATGATCGATTGTTGCCACGTGAAGTTGAAAAGCGGCCGGTTTAGTTCGAAGGACCAGAACACAATGATGAGTCGGACGGCTACCTATACACGTGGGCGGTTCGGATGAAGGAGGAAGGAATAGGTGGCGAAAAGATGATCTTTTTGGAAAATTGTTGATATTGGGGAGATGGTTTAAATTCTTTTACTCAAAGTCTATAATAAAAGGCGGAAGTATTTCATGTTTACGTAATGTTCGGATAAGAGCCGCAGTCCAAAGAATATGATATAAACAGTTTATTCTTAATACAaatattaataattatttttacgaTTCGAATCCGTTACCTATAACTTAGGTCCATAAAATCTAATATTAACTTAATAAAAGATTTTATCACCCTTATTGAAGGCGAATTTAATTTAGTTAAGCCAGTAAATTTAGGATATTGAACATTTTCTCTGTCTCAATTGAGGTATTGAacacttttttatttatttaaatttgtaaaattatttttaatgtaATTTATATGGGATAGAGGactaataattaaattaaaaaattaatacGGTCTTCTGTGGGACAAGAAGGATGTACTAATAGGGACAAGTGGCGTCTCATAGTTGGTAAGGTTTTCTGGTGAAAGTATCTTTCTTTTTGCAGATTTGGTGGACAAAAATATTGACTCCCTCTGATTCTTATGTGGGGTTTACTGGACACGTGTTTATTGCTAATGATTCCTTGGAACTCAACTTAGTGTTTACGTGTCTGGTTTTGATTCTGttcttattttaaaattatttcagAAGATTTTTTCTACAGTGAAAAATAAAGTATTCGAGTGACTCGTGTATGGTTTGAGGTTTCTTGTACTGTTCGGCGGAGTATTTTATAAAGTTTATGTAGTTATTAAAATTAAGTATGCGCTGTCTATTTTATAGATAATACTTAGTACTTCACATTAATTTTCCTCGAAATTTTTGGACACGAGGCAGATGAAAAATCCAATTTAGAAGGTACCCCATGCTCACACTTCATTTTTCAATTTGAAATGTAGTAGCTTTGTTCCAGAAGCTTCGATGTAAAGTTGTACTTTTCCTTGAATCCTTTATATACTTTAGACAACAAATCTTAGAAAATGATAACAGCAATCATGGACAGTTTTGAGTTTTATACTTTATAGACTTGGACAGCGGACAAGCAG
Encoded proteins:
- the LOC104089203 gene encoding protein phosphatase 2C 51-like gives rise to the protein MIDDNLKEPSPAAERGCRLAALMESGGIAKVDLNEKQQNFARQKRLNVRRLKKLSENFHVYAADYRYYKRKKPENNSVTDGVITVDQVQLGTTSSEVKTVRESLQRVTCGSHGLISLIGRRREMEDAVTVKPGLLSKGNRKYDFFGVYDGHGGSRAAHACREWLHRLVIEEIVEEEEEDDESINWEKVMRESFVKMDEEVEKKGAEMATMGSTAVVAMVSEEEVIVANCGDSRAVLSRGGVTVPLSIDHKPNRPDELDRIEKSGGKVINWNGHRVLGVLATSRSIGDTYLKPYVIPDPEVKVSKRTDADEFLILASDGLWDVIPNDVACDITRRCLNGQMKRCSRQSKSHSKTDEKDEQTSEVKKESLAAQAASFLAELAIARGSEDNISVIVIELNRSVCSTSK